The DNA region atacacatatgcatacatatgtatatatatgtatgtatgtatgtatatacacatatatacatatatttgtacatatacatgtacatatatatatatatatatatatatatatatatatatacatacatatacagtataaatgcatatatgtatacacacacacacacaaacacacacacacacaaacacacacacacacacatacacatacacacacacacacacacacacacacacacacacacacagacacacacacacacacatatatatatatatatatatatatatatatatatatatatgtatatatgtatgtgtgtgtgtgtgtgtatgtgtgtgtgtgtgtgtgtgtgtgtgtacacacagtatgaatacatatatatatatatatatatatatatatatatatatgtacacacacacacacacatacacacacacacacatatatatatacatatatatatatatatatatatatatatactcgtacacacacacacacacacacacacacacacacatatatatatatatatatatatatatatatatatatatgtgtgtgtgtgtgtgtgtgtgtgtatgtgtgtgtgtgtgtgtgtgtgtgtacacacagtatgaatacatacatatatatatatatatatatatatatgtacacacacacacacacacacacacatacacacacacacacacacacacacacacacacacacacatatatatatatatatatatatatatatatatatatacacacttgtacacacacacacacacatacatacatatatatatatatacacacacacacacacccatatatatatatatatatatatatatatatatgtgtgtgtgtgtgtgtgtgtgtgtgtgtgtgtgtgcgtgtgtatgtgtgtgtgtgtgtgtgtgtgtgtgtgtgtgtgtgtgtgtgtgtgtgtgtgtgtgtgtgtgtgtgtgtgtgtgtgtgtgtgtgtgtatacatatatacacatacacatatatgtatatatacttactgtgtatatatatacatatatgtatatatatacttactgtgtatgtatatatatatatatatatatatatatatatatatatatatatgcatacacacccacacacacacacacatatatatatatatatatatatatatatatatatatacatacatactgtcatatttatatgcatatatatatgtatatatgtatatttatatatatacacatacacacacacacacacacacacacacacacacacacacacacacatatatatatatatatatatatatatatatatatatatatatatatacatacatactgtcatatttatatgcatatatatatgtatatatgtatatttatatatatacacatacacacacacacacacacacacacacacacacacacacatatatatatatatatatatatatatatatatatatatatatatatatatataattcatgagaCGGAATGATCACAGGGCAGATcaaccgtggcatcccaaacaatcacatttgggatgtggtcaggaaccATTAGGtaaggaaataatttttttttctttgctcacagttccatctaactaggaatgctatatcTCCCGTTCGTTCAGTTGGACTAAagttccgccagacatattctgcatctgccgtgaactaccagttgccctgataaacgccttctgcagaatccactgccctgctgccagccgCTTCACCGTAATCCAggcactatccttgaaccccagggctcagtttaacgtcctgcccaaggcatatcttcatctatatccgtgccatcaccgatgctgtgtttgatgaactacttgaCATCATgtggttgactgggtctttatactggggctgATGACCAATGACCCTTCGCCAAGGgaatagttgtttaggtaatcattgttggtgtatatatatacacaaacatatataatgtgtgtgtatgtgtttacacatatgtctatatatgtatatatacatatatatgtatacctatacatataaacatatatatgtacgtatatacacacatgtattttttttttttttaatgtcacgaaactccctttattggacaagggctaggacgggcctacccGTGACCGGCaggccccgagtggatgcccttcctaacctcggaccgtggccgggaatcgaacccgcgcgcgttaccactgtaccacggcggcccctatgtatatgtacatgtatatatacatatatatgtatatgcatatatacagtatatatatacacatataaatatacgtatacatacatataaatatgtatatatcaatatatgtatgtacacaaacacacacacacatacatatgtgtatatatgcatgtatgtatatgtatacatatatatgtatatgtatacatatatatgtatatatatacacatataaacgtatgtatgtatatatatgtgtgtatatgtgtatatatctatctatatatgtatatataagcctatattaatatctacactaggtgtgcatatatgcacacacacacacacacacacacacacacacacacacacatatatatatatatatatatatatatatatatatatatatgagtgtatgtgtgtgtgcacataaccATTGCGGACAATTTGAATGTTTGAAGGAAAAACATTGCAATTGCCCGCCGCAGGCCGTAGAGTAGTCTACAATCTTCGTGGGGAGGGATCGAACACTCTCTTCGGATCCACACTCTCCTGTCGTCGACATGAGCATCACCAGAAATAGGGCTGGCgataacacatatatttactcatcggtgtgtttgtgtacatactggTTTAGTAGGCGAAATataatccctctttctctatatgtgtatatgtaaacagaaaACTATGCAAATACGTACGCCCGTCTTTTTTACCTTGATAAGGGGTTAACAGCTTTTTTTATTTAGTATATTTATTCAACCGTAAATTGCATATCCACACGGAAATTTCTTCTGCATTCAAGGCACCATAATCTTAACAACAATATtttcaacaaacaacaaagataaacatacaaaaactCCCTCAGTGCTCAAAACAAGGATGCATTCCCGTGTCGAGAACAATCCACACGGCCAAATATACAAAGAGGTAATTAAGGCAAAAATCGGCTAATGAATGAAGCTAAATTATCTTGCTATTAACGTGCTGCCATGACTTCTTTGGCGATCTATTTGGCAGGTTGTCCGTAGGACTGAGAAGGCAGCGGAAGGCCAGGGCTTGGACCCGGACCGGATGGTGGGTATCCCTGCCCTTGCCCTGATCCTGCCCCGGACCCTCCCTGACCCTGCCCACCGCCCTGACCTCTCCCGAACTGACCCGATCCTCCTCCTTGACCCTGGCCATACTGGCCCTGACCTCCGGCCGTGATCTGGCCCTCGAAGGACACGGTGGGGTGGTAGCCGTTGCTGTCCACGTAATACTCGACCACCAGGCGGCGtccgtcgggaagctgcacgtagtacCTGCGGAAAGGGTTTTGAAAATAAGATGTCATACAAGAACGTTTCGTCTGGTTATGATACGTACTTAGAAGCAGGAGTAAATGACATGTACACGAAGACCCTCGATTGCATTAGGGAAGCACGTTCCTTTCTCCTTTCGGCTTCGCTTCATCAGCTGACTTACTTCCCCTTAGTGTCGTCATTCTCCCTCTGCTCGCCGTGGCCGAAGAAGTTCCCTGAAGGCGCGTCGTTCACATCCCACTGGAAGGCGTACTGGGCGGGCACGGAAGGGTATTGCTGCCCGGTCCCAGAAGAGAACTGTCCGGAACCTGAGCCGGACCCGGCCAGAGGCAGTCCTTGAACCCCGGGCGTTGGGTACTTGTATCCCTCCTGAGGCGCCGCCCGAGCCAGCGCCGCCAACGTGAGCACTGCGACCGCTACCTGACGTGGCGTAAATAATCTTATTATGAGATCGTTTCGTACCGTAAAAGCCTAAAGAACAATATCGATAGACATCCTCGAAACCTCAGCGTAAGTACTCCAGTTATGGAACTAGTTGCTTGATCTCCGATAATCTCTCAAACGGCTGCATCATTTTGAATGTCTAAAAAAGAGAGTAATTACATCTGAAAAGATCAGTCTTTCATGCAGCTTTCTTAAAGAACAAATCAAGACCGCAAACCAAACTAAGTATTTTATTCCACTTAAACCAAGAACTCGCGTACATTCAGAATATTCAAGAACCACTAATAAGATCACTAACTATCTTCATGTTCGCGCTGTTCATGCTGGGCAGAAGTGATCCATGAAAATTCACCCACGCCTTTTATACGCCCGCCTGCCAGCGAGGGCGCGGCGGCGGCCGTCACGCACACGAAAATATATGCTTTAGTTCCCGTAGTAATTTGCATTCTTGTACTTTTCCTGCATTCTTGTGAAtatatttcccttctttatcGATAAACGGAAAACGATTTCTTTCCGTATATATCAccattatatctgtctgtctatctgtctttctatctatctgtctatatgtttgtttgtatgtatgtatgtatgtatgtttgcatgcatgtatgtatgtatgtatgcatgcatgtatgtatgtatgtatgtatgtatgtatgtatgtatgcatgtatgtatgtatgcatgtatgtatgtatgtatgtatgtatgtatgaatgtatgtatgtatatatgtatgtatgtatgtatgtacgtatgaatgtatgtatttatatatgtatgtatgtatgtaaaaaagaaaagaaaaatatacatcaaCCTATCATCATTACGCATTTCTACTCTTTCAAGCACttatttaagaagaaaaagaagaaaaaatagtatcCAAAACGCGTTATATTCCATTGGTCTTAGAAGCTCTTAGTGGCTTATTCTTGGCGTATTGATGAGACCCAAgtccaaggtaaaaaaaaaagcgagtTCGTTGTGAAAAATGTTGAAAAGGTGTTGAGTGTAGATTAATCTTTCTAGAGTTCTAGATGTATTCTTTGTATACAGCGTAACCATAAAGAATTGCGGTgaagttgttgtaattgttgtaaaTAAGTTACATATCTTATGTTATTAATCATACACCAAGACTTGTTCAATAAATTTATCACTTCTACAATTCTAGACGTCTAATTTCCTCTCAGCATTACAACATCGCCTGAAATACTACAAAGATATAATATCGAAATATCTGATTGTTATCTTCACCTTGTGGAAATATTCATTCTTAACCATACACcaagattcatatatattatacttacttttattcatttttttacatttccctTTCCACCCTCGCTTTCCGATTATCCTCTCCAGCCAAACAGATTCTCGTTAAATGTCTCAGGGAATTTTGACCCAGCCCTCTGGCAACGAAGAGAAAAGTACGCTAGTTCTCTTTGCGGTGTCTTTATGTTTGAGAATTAGGGACGGCTGGCTTAAAATTTATACCTAATGATCATGCGTTAACtagtttaatatttattttgcgCATCTAAGCAATTTCACAACGGCGGATTTAAGATTATGTTggcatttaatgtttttttcgcAATAGAAAGCATTgcacacaaaaatgcacacagacaaacgcacacacatctttatatatacgtatatatatatatatatatatatatatatatatatatatacatatatatacatacatacatatatatatatatatatatatatatatatatatatatgtgtgtgtgtgtgtgtgtgtgtgtgtgtgtatgtgtgtgtgtgtatgtaaatatattatatctatatctctacctacctccctacatacctatcaatctatttatctatatattccatGGTTTGATCCGAGGCCGCAAATACCTATGTTATAGAACCTAGAGTCCGTTGGTCCCATTAAATAAAATACTAAATTACTGATTCATCCTTGATGACTGAAAGCATAAGAGTATAGAAGATCCAAAAATGCATTgcgttttttttatcctttttaatttAGCAACCATCGTGCTGGTAGTACTCGAAAAAAAACCCAGAACAATTGGCGTAATAGTACAGTACTTACGACCTTATTTCAAGCAACTgatatactgatttttttttcttttttttcgcaacAGAACTCTAGGATGGAAAATACAGAATTAAACGACAAAGGATATATTTTAGGCATACGtgaagtaagaataataatttttcAAGCTAAATTTAAAAGGGCTCAGCGGAGTCtgtaaaacaacaacaggaacactTATAAAGAAAAGCTAAAATACCGCATGACTTTCCATGAGACACGAACCCCGCCCTCGCTTGCTCTGTATAAAGGCCGCCGCACGAGTCCAAGTCAACGCAGATCCTCCCAAGCATGACTAACGTGGACATGAAGGTACGTGATAAACATGGGACTAATCCTTGACATCCAAAAGCATTCAACTGTGAGACGCTGATTACGATTAAAATCATGTAGATAGTTGAGACTTACTCTTTATTAAACTTGAGGtgtaatcataaaaaaagaaagatgaaagaagaatacAAAAAAGTGATACAATTTAAGGATGTTCTGTAATCAACATTTTATGTTCTTAGGATTTGGTGAATAATCAGGATTTTGGCAATGATCAACTTAATACATTGCTAACATTATCACTACCAGTTTTACACCTATTGTAAAAGTAGGTTACATTGCATTACAGCACTTCAGTTTTTCTTATGTAGCTCCTCTTAAACTAATCTAAGATTAATTTCATGGAATATTTACGACATGACAGGTGGCGGTCGTAGTCTTCTCGCTGGCGGCGCTGGTTCGGGCGGCGCCTCAGGAGGGATACAAGTACCCAACGCCCGGGGTTCAAGGACTGCCTCTGGCCGGGTCCGGCTCGGGCTCTGGGTTCGGGCAGGAGCAATACCCTTCGGTGCCCGCCCAGTACGCCTTCCAGTGGGATGTGAACGACGCGCCTTCAGGGAACTTCTTCGGCCACGGCGAGCAGAGGGAGAATGACGACACTAAGGGGAAGTAAGTCAGCTGATGAAGCGAAGCCGAAATGAGAAAGGAACGTGCTTCCCTAATGCAATCGAGGGTCTTCGTATACATGCCATTTACTCCTGCTTCTAAGTACGTATCATAACCAGACGAAACGTTCTTGTATGACATCTTATTTTCAAAACCCTTTCCGCAGgtactacgtgcagcttcccgacggaCGCCGCCTGGTGGTCGAGTATTACGTGGACAGCAACGGCTACCACCCCACCGTGTCCTTCGAGGGCCAGATCACGGCCGGAGGTCAGGGCCAGTATGGCCAGGGTCAAGGAGGAGGATCGGGTCAGTTCGGGAGAGGTCAGGGCGGTGGGCAGGGTCAGGGAGGGTCCGGGGCAGGATCAGGGCAAGGGCAGGGATACCCACCATCCGGTCCGGGTCCAAGCCCTGGCCTTCCGCTGCCTTCTCAGTCCTACGGCCAACCTGCCAAATGAAGCCTCTCATAATCAGGCTTCGCCGTAGTCCTCCATCATATTTTCTCCGGAAATGTTTACAGTGGTTATCTAGTCTATTATCTGTTATTTTTCTTGGTTGttgttacctttattgttatgttTCAAAAAGAGAAACACATTCTAACACGCAACAGCAAAatgtgaagaagaggaaataaaatcaGTTCATCTTTAaaattgttttatctttttccaaGGTGATTGAATAAGATGTGAATGAATAAAAATGCATGTAGCAGTTATCCGTACGGACCGTACGGAGTGTATAAATatgaagaaatatttatattcacgTCTAAGAGTTGCATGATTATATGCTTATGAATAACTTAAGTAGATGAATGATACAATAATACAATGGCTGCCTCTTTCTTCagtaaatggaaaataaataaatgaatgattaggctaaaattaatgtataaacacacacacacacacacacacacatatatatatatatatatatatatatatatatatttatatatatatatatatatatatatatatatatatataagtacacacacatatataatgatatatgtaaatatacacataaatataaatataatatatatatatacatatatatatgtgtgtgtgtgtgtatgtgtgtgtgtgtgatatatatatctttatctatcattctgtctgtttgtcctctctctctctctctctacagacagaaggataaatacatagacacacacacacatatatatatgtatatatttatattcatatatatacatagtgatatatgtaaatatataaatatataatgatatgtgtaaatatatatataaatataaatgtgaatacatatatatatattatttgtgtgtgtatgtgtgtgtgatatctatcgctatatatatgtatatatatatatatatatatatacatatatatttatgtaggaaAGTTATGAGTGAGAACGAATATCttttcatctcttgtattgagatgatattctcattcataccgtttttacattttcaacatgaatacatatatgtatacacacacacacacacatacatatatacacacacacacatatatatatatatatatatatatatatatatatgtgtgtgtgtgtgtgtgtgtgtgtgtgtgtgtgtgtgtgtatctgtgtatgtgtgtgtgtgttttatacataaattcatacatacatacatatatatatctatatatacacacatacatatttatacagtgtatatatttgttcgtgtatataaatatatagtgtgtgtgtataaacatacacacacacatacacacacacacacacacgaacacacccactatatctaatatatatatatatatatatatatatatatatatatatatatatatgtatacatatacttatatgtgtatgtgtacacatctatatacatatatacatatatatgcatatatgtgtctatgttcgTTTGCCGTGTTTCACGTGATAGAAAAGCCCTTGCTTGTCTACCGAATCACACTTACAGGCAGTCCTATATCACCCTTGGCCATGTGTGTCGATGTAAAACGAGAAGGAAAgtcaaggaagggaaggaaaaatagcTAATTAATGATATTACTCTGAAAAATTGATTGATTTGGAAACCATCTAGGTTTGTCCGGGACTACAAGCACCATTCGTAAGCGATTCTGGATTGTAATGAAACAAtttccaaaagaaagaaagaaaggaaaaaagaacttACTTTTTAATCGATTATTAAATCTATccctaacaaaaaaacaaaattgtacATAATGACTAAATGTAACATGCCCCGTTTGTCACCGGAGCAGCACACTATAATTATTTCTTACTTTTGTATTTCCAGGTATGAACCAAGCTGAATTCGTAACACTTTCTGGCTCATCTTGCATAAGTGATTAACTATGCTATAAGTCGCAGTCgcgaacaaagagagagggaggccagGGTTAAGCCTGTTATATCCTAACTAAAAAGGGATGGGCAGtaaatataagcatgtatgtatgctagcgtgtgtgtatacgcatatagatatatacatatatacatatatacatatatatgtatatgtatatatatgtatatatatatatatatatatatatatatatatatatatatatatatatatatatgaagtagctGGACTTCCAAGGGGGAAACAGTGACATGATAAGAATCATCGTAATTGGTTAGACTCAAAATAAACATTGTACTGTGGTCCATTTAATACAGAAACATAACCAAACGTTTCAGGCATGCTTTCACCCATCGTCAATGGTAAAGTAAAAATATTTCTATAATGAATCCTTCAAAATGTTAACAATTCAGCTAAATACATCTAAACACTTTAAGATAGTCAGATATGTGACTAAATATTACAAAAATTGGAATAGTAGGTAAAATAAACACTTGTTTAACAAGCGCGTGGCATAGGCTAAGCTAAAGGGCATTAACCTAGGGCAATAAGTGCTACGATAGAAAACTACAATTTTTACAGGTTTCTTGAGAATGTTGCAATTTATTTTACTATAAGTTCAACAGAAAACACTAGACTTATTAAGTAAAAGTCTATCATATCATGTGTATTTTATGtgcattatatgtgtgtttattgtttgaACGTTCGGCAAGAAATacgatttatttcatttttccatttatttcaaaCATGTAACGTAACAACTTTGATGCCACTGATAACATTGGATAGAGATTAAAACACAGGTAACACAAG from Penaeus chinensis breed Huanghai No. 1 chromosome 31, ASM1920278v2, whole genome shotgun sequence includes:
- the LOC125041618 gene encoding putative glycine-rich cell wall structural protein 1 — translated: MKIVAVAVLTLAALARAAPQEGYKYPTPGVQGLPLAGSGSGSGQFSSGTGQQYPSVPAQYAFQWDVNDAPSGNFFGHGEQRENDDTKGKYYVQLPDGRRLVVEYYVDSNGYHPTVSFEGQITAGGQGQYGQGQGGGSGQFGRGQGGGQGQGGSGAGSGQGQGYPPSGPGPSPGLPLPSQSYGQPAK
- the LOC125041639 gene encoding uncharacterized protein LOC125041639, whose translation is MTTLRGSTTCSFPTDAAWWSSITWTATATTPPCPSRARSRPEVRASMARVKEEDRVSSGEVRAVGRVREGPGQDQGKGRDTHHPVRVQALAFRCLLSPTANLPNEASHNQASP